In Vagococcus luciliae, one genomic interval encodes:
- a CDS encoding ABC transporter substrate-binding protein, whose protein sequence is MKKKLGWVNLVLAMVLVLLVGCGTKESVNKQLTNEPDRKESLALSFGAMPAVDSLPVYIAEKEGYFKEEGLNLELNSFKSPKDRDAALTSGHLDGANTDLIALSAYRQGDMDIKVVSQSIGTFSVLTGNDSINTINDLKGKKVGYAKNQAPYYFLDEALKTHDLSVNEVGFEEVPQIPVRVELTLNHKIDATVVPEPFRTIGLSQGLKELTNSQELGIQSTVFGFTNEALTNNKEAIEAFYRAYNKGVDYVNEHDLDDYYDVLKEKIGFMDDIKKDVTLPKYVHAEQIDDKQVEKAFNWSKQEGIYKKEYNQKEVMSDLLVK, encoded by the coding sequence TTGAAGAAGAAGTTAGGTTGGGTTAATTTAGTATTAGCTATGGTTCTGGTTTTATTAGTAGGTTGTGGCACCAAAGAAAGCGTAAACAAACAATTGACTAATGAGCCAGATCGAAAAGAATCTTTAGCATTAAGTTTTGGAGCTATGCCAGCAGTAGATAGTTTACCAGTTTATATTGCTGAAAAAGAAGGATATTTCAAAGAAGAAGGACTTAATTTAGAATTAAATAGTTTTAAATCACCAAAAGATCGCGATGCAGCTTTAACAAGTGGTCATCTAGATGGAGCCAATACAGATTTAATCGCATTGAGTGCATATAGACAAGGTGATATGGATATCAAAGTGGTTAGCCAATCAATCGGTACTTTTTCTGTTTTAACAGGAAATGATAGCATTAACACAATAAATGATTTAAAAGGAAAAAAAGTGGGTTACGCTAAAAATCAAGCACCTTATTATTTTTTAGATGAAGCATTAAAAACGCATGACTTATCTGTTAATGAAGTCGGGTTTGAAGAAGTACCGCAAATTCCAGTCAGAGTTGAGTTAACACTAAATCATAAAATAGATGCTACAGTGGTACCTGAACCTTTTAGAACGATTGGTTTGTCGCAAGGATTAAAAGAATTAACGAATAGCCAAGAGTTAGGTATTCAGTCAACTGTTTTTGGTTTTACAAACGAAGCACTAACCAATAATAAAGAAGCCATTGAAGCTTTTTACCGTGCCTATAATAAAGGTGTTGATTATGTTAATGAGCATGATTTGGATGATTATTATGATGTGTTAAAAGAAAAAATTGGTTTTATGGATGACATTAAAAAAGATGTAACATTACCTAAGTATGTTCATGCCGAACAAATAGATGATAAACAAGTAGAAAAGGCATTTAACTGGTCAAAACAAGAAGGTATTTATAAAAAAGAGTACAATCAAAAAGAGGTTATGAGTGATTTACTCGTTAAATAA
- a CDS encoding ABC transporter permease: MRKSVSKVTHAILAFIFLTILWWLASKVLNKNMLPTPFAVYRHLMAIEPQVLWLHTYNSLIRLFWGMLIAVLIGLIIGLLMGRFPKINQLLDPIVYLTYPIPKIALLPIIMLLFGLGNASKIILLVLIIVFQVILSVRDSVKSIPKSYYHHLYVLGASQFQQFYKITLPAAYSAILNAVRIALGTAIAILFFTEVYGTSYGLGFFIMDAWGRLDYLDMYSGILVLSLVAFILFQMIDFAENRTNKWRKTY, translated from the coding sequence ATGAGAAAAAGTGTATCAAAAGTGACACATGCGATTCTAGCATTTATTTTTTTAACTATTTTATGGTGGCTAGCAAGTAAGGTATTAAATAAAAATATGTTACCCACACCGTTTGCGGTGTATCGACATTTAATGGCTATCGAGCCACAAGTATTATGGCTACATACATATAATAGCTTGATTCGCCTGTTTTGGGGTATGTTGATTGCTGTTTTGATAGGATTAATCATAGGGCTTTTGATGGGACGTTTTCCCAAAATAAATCAATTGTTAGATCCAATTGTTTATTTGACTTATCCCATTCCTAAGATTGCATTGTTACCCATTATTATGTTGTTATTTGGATTAGGAAATGCCTCTAAAATTATCTTATTAGTGTTGATTATTGTGTTTCAAGTTATTTTGTCTGTGAGAGATAGTGTTAAGTCGATTCCAAAAAGTTATTACCATCATTTGTATGTACTAGGTGCGAGTCAATTTCAACAGTTTTATAAAATTACGTTACCTGCAGCATATTCTGCTATTTTAAATGCCGTAAGGATAGCGTTAGGAACAGCGATTGCCATTTTATTTTTTACAGAAGTATATGGGACAAGTTATGGATTAGGTTTTTTCATTATGGATGCATGGGGAAGATTAGATTATTTAGATATGTATAGCGGAATTTTAGTGCTAAGTTTGGTGGCCTTTATTTTATTTCAAATGATTGATTTTGCTGAAAACAGAACAAATAAATGGCGTAAAACGTATTAA
- a CDS encoding prepilin peptidase has translation MIFFLFINIMSYIFLTYVLFLPTDKKINIFNKHTRYLFFLGSSIIYLLLLTTKLSMVTILLIIMGFYLSIIDLYYYIVDPYLSVLFLIGLLTLYPSINKLLPVCVLLFFLLLSYLMPKKLGFGDIKLLVYWSIFLTPIQLIWLIFIASFIGILYIILYHLLTSNPLIKIAFVPFLTIALTIVLLII, from the coding sequence ATGATATTTTTTTTATTCATCAATATAATGTCGTATATCTTTTTAACATACGTATTATTTTTACCAACTGACAAAAAGATAAACATCTTTAATAAACATACTCGCTACTTGTTTTTTCTTGGAAGTTCGATTATTTATCTATTATTGCTAACAACAAAATTATCTATGGTAACGATTCTACTCATCATTATGGGATTTTATTTATCTATTATTGATCTTTACTACTATATCGTTGATCCTTATCTATCTGTCTTATTTCTAATAGGATTACTCACTCTTTACCCATCAATAAATAAGTTATTACCTGTATGTGTCTTATTATTCTTTTTACTACTTAGTTATTTGATGCCAAAAAAGTTAGGATTTGGTGATATCAAATTACTTGTCTACTGGTCAATCTTTTTAACTCCAATACAACTTATATGGTTAATATTTATTGCTTCATTTATAGGAATACTCTATATTATTTTATATCATTTATTAACAAGCAACCCTCTTATAAAAATAGCTTTTGTTCCATTTTTAACAATTGCTTTAACTATTGTGCTATTAATAATTTAA
- a CDS encoding YfhO family protein, translating to MLSNMKKKFKKSGKFGLLAFSIPVLVMIGVYLSLGIYPGSTRSVLASDAFSQFSNFHASFNNVLHGKQSIFYTWNASLGLNYWSLISYYLGGIFTPIVFFFNNQNIPDALYLLTLLKIGTAGLSFWYYSKKTYKLPDLSHVILAICYSLMSFATAHSELIMWLDIFMYIPLIFLGINRILDKGKSALLFVAYFLLFVSNFYFGFMIGLFSFLYFVVRVVINSSSYKKRIIPYLTTSLLAGIASMVMILPAIFDLKSNGETLSTVLNLKTEATAFWDIVIKNMIGVFDTTKYGSIPFIYAGLLPLIFCIFYFCSEKNQTKNKIAYASLFIILILSFYIEPLNLFWHGMHAPNMFLFRYSFLFSSLVVILAGYGWEKFSKSDMPLMIVIVLSLAVLFSIAFFASSKDSYTYVTLGQYILTILFLGLYLVSMYFYYGNQLPKNTFVFLLLLIVAGEAYINTSFMLNGILNDWNYASRSLYSEPYPDYKVLVDKVNNSNKKSFSRLESLSPISSNDSFNYGYSGISMFSSIRNRHSSALLNELGFRSRGTSLNIRYQNNTLLMDSLMGIKYNISNQDVLKYGFNPTNSQGKYTLYTNDNALPLGILTNNDLYKLKLPIHDNLGAQTTLINQLADLNDVYYTFTTPTVMTTQNALITNLPNNRVSIKEQKPNEAKTITYQVSVPAGKQAYFSLFPNNFGDLKSSNAKITTQNVSYETQIGITGQYYNLGYFKEDSIVEFSVSFYGTDTIELINPPVVLLDIPKFDAAIKSMETKGVDFKVNGRKATAHVETPEEQVVFTTIPYDKGWTVKIDNKKVAIKDFQDGFLTFTVPKGNHEIELSFLPPGFIIGVICFISATGLFILYYRLTKKAKKRRNL from the coding sequence ATGTTATCAAACATGAAAAAAAAATTTAAAAAAAGTGGTAAATTCGGACTTCTTGCTTTTAGTATCCCAGTTTTGGTTATGATTGGCGTTTATTTGAGTTTAGGTATTTATCCAGGCAGTACCAGAAGTGTCTTGGCTAGCGATGCTTTTTCACAATTTTCTAATTTTCATGCTAGTTTTAACAACGTTCTACATGGTAAACAGAGTATCTTTTATACTTGGAATGCTTCTTTAGGACTCAATTACTGGTCTCTTATTTCTTACTATTTGGGTGGTATATTTACACCGATTGTTTTCTTTTTTAATAATCAAAATATTCCAGATGCTCTTTATTTATTAACTTTATTAAAAATAGGAACAGCTGGATTATCCTTTTGGTACTACTCAAAAAAAACTTACAAATTACCTGATTTGTCACATGTTATACTAGCTATTTGTTATTCTCTTATGTCATTTGCGACAGCACACTCTGAATTGATTATGTGGCTAGATATTTTTATGTACATTCCTCTTATCTTTTTAGGAATTAATCGAATACTAGATAAGGGAAAATCAGCTTTATTATTTGTCGCATATTTTCTATTATTTGTTTCTAACTTTTACTTTGGTTTTATGATTGGTTTGTTTTCTTTCCTTTATTTCGTAGTTCGTGTTGTTATAAATAGTTCTTCTTACAAGAAACGAATTATTCCTTACCTAACAACTTCTTTATTAGCCGGAATTGCCTCAATGGTGATGATTTTACCTGCTATTTTTGATTTGAAATCTAATGGTGAAACGTTATCTACCGTTCTCAACCTTAAGACAGAAGCAACTGCTTTTTGGGATATCGTGATTAAAAATATGATTGGAGTTTTTGATACCACAAAATATGGCTCAATTCCTTTTATTTATGCTGGTCTATTACCATTAATTTTTTGCATCTTTTATTTTTGTAGCGAAAAAAATCAAACAAAAAATAAAATAGCTTATGCAAGTTTATTTATTATTCTAATCTTAAGCTTTTATATTGAACCTCTTAATTTATTTTGGCATGGTATGCATGCTCCTAACATGTTTTTATTTAGATACAGTTTTTTATTTTCATCCCTTGTCGTCATACTAGCTGGATATGGTTGGGAAAAATTTTCTAAATCAGATATGCCCTTAATGATTGTTATCGTCCTTTCTTTAGCAGTGTTATTTTCTATCGCTTTCTTTGCATCAAGTAAAGATAGTTACACTTATGTTACTCTAGGACAATATATCTTAACCATTCTATTTTTAGGATTGTATTTAGTAAGTATGTATTTTTATTACGGAAATCAGTTACCTAAAAATACATTCGTCTTTTTGCTTCTTCTAATAGTGGCTGGTGAAGCTTATATTAATACATCTTTTATGCTAAATGGTATTTTAAACGATTGGAATTATGCTTCTCGGAGCTTGTATTCAGAACCTTATCCAGATTATAAGGTACTAGTTGACAAAGTCAATAATTCTAATAAAAAATCATTTAGTCGTTTAGAATCTCTTTCACCCATTTCAAGCAATGATAGTTTTAATTATGGCTATAGTGGTATTAGCATGTTTTCTTCTATTAGAAATAGACATTCTTCTGCCTTACTAAATGAACTAGGGTTTCGTTCTCGAGGAACTAGTTTAAACATACGATATCAAAATAATACACTGTTAATGGATAGTCTAATGGGAATTAAATATAATATCAGTAATCAAGATGTCTTAAAATATGGATTCAATCCAACAAACAGCCAAGGAAAATATACCCTTTACACAAATGATAATGCTCTACCACTAGGTATATTAACCAATAATGATTTGTATAAATTAAAACTCCCTATCCACGATAATCTTGGAGCTCAGACTACACTGATTAACCAGTTAGCTGATTTAAATGATGTTTATTATACCTTTACAACTCCGACAGTTATGACCACACAAAATGCACTGATTACCAATTTACCAAATAATCGAGTCTCAATTAAAGAACAAAAACCAAATGAAGCTAAAACCATCACTTATCAAGTAAGTGTCCCAGCTGGAAAACAAGCTTATTTTAGCCTATTTCCAAATAATTTTGGTGACTTAAAAAGTTCTAATGCTAAAATCACTACTCAAAACGTTAGCTATGAAACACAAATTGGTATCACAGGTCAATATTACAATTTAGGGTATTTCAAAGAAGATTCCATTGTCGAATTCTCAGTTTCTTTTTATGGTACAGATACCATTGAATTAATCAATCCACCTGTTGTCTTACTAGATATTCCTAAATTTGATGCTGCTATTAAATCTATGGAAACAAAAGGAGTGGATTTCAAAGTTAACGGTAGAAAAGCCACAGCTCATGTAGAAACGCCTGAAGAGCAAGTTGTATTTACAACTATTCCTTATGATAAAGGTTGGACAGTAAAAATAGACAACAAGAAAGTAGCCATAAAAGATTTTCAAGACGGTTTTCTGACATTTACTGTACCAAAAGGTAACCATGAGATTGAGCTAAGTTTCCTACCTCCAGGCTTTATAATTGGTGTCATATGTTTTATTAGTGCTACTGGGCTTTTTATTTTATACTACCGTTTAACAAAAAAAGCAAAAAAAAGAAGAAACCTTTAA
- a CDS encoding ABC transporter ATP-binding protein: protein MLTIENVSASYEGAPLILDDISFTVSKGEVVALIGPSGTGKSTLLNAITTLHQQYQGTITLDGKEINPKHHKIAWIPQNYGLLPWETVKENILLGVSVRKLSVKTISNRLDHLVNELGLEELLLRYPNQLSGGQQQRVAIARAMLVTPDIFLLDEPFSALDALTREHMQSLFLTQWDKEKAPAILITHDVEEAVFMASKIVLLSGKPGRVSAVIENSSFSIPLKEKRLSPLFYDIIKQVRGAMEKA, encoded by the coding sequence ATGTTAACCATTGAAAACGTCAGTGCGTCTTATGAAGGAGCACCGTTGATTTTAGATGACATCTCTTTTACTGTTTCTAAGGGAGAAGTTGTTGCGTTAATTGGTCCAAGTGGAACGGGAAAATCGACGTTACTTAATGCCATTACAACGCTGCACCAACAGTATCAAGGAACGATTACATTGGATGGGAAAGAGATTAACCCAAAACATCATAAGATAGCCTGGATACCACAAAATTATGGATTATTACCTTGGGAAACAGTAAAAGAGAATATATTGCTTGGAGTATCTGTTAGAAAATTATCTGTAAAAACGATATCTAATCGGTTAGATCATTTGGTAAATGAATTAGGATTGGAGGAATTACTATTACGTTACCCTAATCAACTGAGTGGTGGACAACAACAACGCGTTGCTATTGCTAGAGCGATGCTTGTGACACCAGACATTTTTTTATTAGATGAGCCTTTTTCTGCTCTAGATGCACTAACACGAGAACACATGCAAAGTTTATTTTTAACTCAGTGGGATAAAGAAAAAGCCCCAGCTATTTTAATTACTCACGATGTAGAAGAGGCTGTATTTATGGCAAGTAAGATAGTCTTATTATCTGGTAAACCAGGAAGAGTATCAGCTGTTATAGAGAATAGTAGCTTTTCGATTCCGTTGAAAGAAAAAAGGTTATCACCACTATTTTATGACATCATCAAACAAGTGAGAGGAGCAATGGAAAAAGCATGA
- the tkt gene encoding transketolase, whose protein sequence is MLFDQTDQLGVNTIRTLSLDMVQQANSGHPGLPMGAAPMAYTLWTKFLKVNPKTSRQWADRDRFVLSAGHGSAMLYSLLHLSGYNLPMEELKKFRQWDSLTPGHPEVHHTDGVEATTGPLGQGIAMSVGFAMAEAHLAATYNKDQFNIVDHYTYALCGDGDLMEGISQEAISLAGHLKLGKLIVLYDSNGISLDGPLDKSFTEDVKGRVESSGWQHILVKDGNDLEEIANAIEAAQKETTKPTMIEVKTVIGFGAENEGTNKVHGAPLGVDGVAFAKKSYGWDYPAFTVPEEVATRFHADMVEKGEKAEAEWQKLFADYKATYPELAKQFEEAFKDDVTVDLESVLPTYELGESAASRVTSKEAIQVLSKEIPSFWGGSADLSSSNNTMVAAEKDFEPGQYEGRNIWFGVREFGMAAAMNGIALHGGTRVYGGTFFVFVDYLRPALRLSAIQKAPVTFVLTHDSIAVGEDGPTHEPIEQLSSLRGIPNVNLIRPADGNEVSAAWKLAATSTETPTVLALSRQNLPVLEGTKEKAYEGVARGAYVLSPSKRDTPDGILIATGSEVKLAMDAQKALYEKEGVDVSVVSMPSTTLFDAQDTAYKESVLPSSVSKRVSIEMGATFGWERYVGLSGKAMGIDRFGASAPNMKVIEEFGFTVENIVNTFKEL, encoded by the coding sequence ATGTTATTTGATCAAACAGATCAGTTAGGTGTGAATACAATTCGTACACTTAGTTTAGACATGGTTCAACAAGCAAATTCAGGACATCCAGGATTACCAATGGGGGCAGCTCCAATGGCTTACACTCTTTGGACAAAATTTTTAAAGGTCAATCCTAAAACATCAAGACAATGGGCAGACCGTGACCGTTTTGTGTTATCGGCAGGACATGGTTCCGCAATGCTTTATAGTTTACTTCATTTGTCAGGTTATAACTTACCAATGGAGGAATTAAAAAAATTCCGTCAATGGGATAGTTTAACACCAGGACATCCTGAAGTTCATCATACAGATGGGGTAGAAGCAACAACTGGTCCATTAGGTCAAGGAATTGCGATGAGTGTTGGATTTGCGATGGCAGAAGCGCACCTCGCTGCAACATATAACAAAGATCAATTTAATATCGTTGACCATTACACGTATGCTTTATGTGGTGATGGTGATTTAATGGAAGGTATTTCTCAAGAAGCAATCAGTTTAGCTGGTCATTTAAAACTTGGTAAATTAATTGTGTTATATGATTCAAATGGTATTTCATTAGACGGACCATTAGATAAGTCATTTACGGAAGACGTTAAAGGTCGTGTTGAATCATCAGGATGGCAACACATTTTAGTCAAAGACGGCAACGATTTAGAAGAAATTGCGAATGCTATTGAAGCCGCACAAAAAGAAACTACAAAACCAACCATGATTGAAGTCAAAACAGTGATTGGATTTGGTGCTGAAAACGAAGGAACAAACAAAGTTCATGGTGCACCACTTGGAGTTGACGGTGTGGCGTTTGCTAAAAAATCTTACGGTTGGGATTACCCAGCATTTACTGTACCAGAAGAAGTGGCAACACGTTTCCACGCTGATATGGTAGAAAAAGGTGAAAAAGCAGAAGCAGAGTGGCAAAAACTATTTGCTGATTATAAAGCTACTTATCCAGAACTAGCGAAACAATTTGAAGAAGCCTTCAAAGATGACGTGACAGTTGATTTGGAATCTGTTTTACCAACATATGAACTTGGTGAAAGTGCTGCGAGTCGTGTGACAAGTAAAGAAGCCATTCAAGTCTTATCAAAAGAAATCCCATCATTCTGGGGAGGATCAGCCGATTTATCATCATCAAACAATACAATGGTGGCAGCTGAAAAAGATTTTGAACCAGGACAATATGAAGGCCGTAATATTTGGTTTGGTGTTCGTGAATTTGGTATGGCAGCAGCAATGAATGGGATTGCTTTGCATGGTGGAACCCGTGTGTATGGTGGAACATTCTTCGTATTTGTCGACTACTTACGTCCAGCATTGCGTTTATCAGCGATTCAAAAAGCACCTGTAACATTTGTGTTAACACATGACTCTATTGCAGTTGGTGAAGATGGTCCAACGCATGAGCCAATCGAACAGTTATCAAGCTTACGTGGGATACCAAATGTAAACTTAATTCGTCCAGCTGATGGCAATGAAGTATCAGCAGCATGGAAATTGGCTGCAACATCAACAGAAACACCAACTGTTTTAGCTTTATCAAGACAAAACTTACCAGTTCTTGAAGGAACAAAAGAAAAAGCCTATGAAGGGGTTGCACGTGGAGCCTACGTATTATCTCCATCAAAACGTGACACACCAGACGGAATCTTGATCGCGACTGGATCAGAAGTGAAATTAGCGATGGATGCACAAAAAGCGTTGTATGAAAAAGAAGGCGTGGATGTGTCAGTCGTTTCAATGCCATCGACTACTTTATTTGACGCACAAGATACAGCTTATAAAGAAAGTGTGTTACCTTCATCAGTGAGCAAACGCGTGTCAATCGAAATGGGCGCAACATTTGGTTGGGAACGTTATGTTGGATTGTCTGGAAAAGCGATGGGCATTGATCGTTTTGGTGCCAGTGCGCCAAATATGAAAGTTATTGAAGAATTTGGTTTCACAGTAGAGAATATTGTGAATACTTTTAAAGAATTATAG
- a CDS encoding zinc-binding dehydrogenase — protein sequence MKALMKKSPSIGDLELVEVSEPSLCSNQVKIKVMYTGICGSDIHTYKGEYNNANLPLVLGHEFSGQVVEVGDHVSRIKVGDLVTSETTFSTCGKCTYCLTKNYNLCDNRKGIGTQISGSMSEFVVTREESCHRLPDNVNLRAGALTEPLACCVHAAFEKTTIQNDDYVLVIGPGPIGLLMTQVIKSAGAKVILTGIDQDKDRLSLGFELGADIVVNTSQENLEEIIFSNTVYGVDKVFDCSGSIYAVNEALPLLKKKGIFIQVGLFAQKYNNLDLESIIQRELIYIGSRSQKPSSWIKALKLLSDRAIDVDKIVTQVYDLKDWDKAFKSVLSGNECKVLIQSNHQ from the coding sequence ATGAAAGCATTGATGAAAAAATCTCCAAGTATAGGTGATTTAGAGCTAGTTGAAGTTTCAGAGCCTTCATTATGTAGTAATCAAGTAAAAATAAAAGTAATGTACACAGGGATTTGTGGCTCAGATATTCATACTTATAAAGGTGAATACAACAATGCTAATCTACCATTAGTTTTAGGACATGAGTTTTCAGGTCAAGTAGTTGAAGTAGGTGATCATGTTTCTAGGATAAAAGTAGGAGATTTGGTAACCAGTGAGACAACTTTTTCTACTTGTGGAAAGTGCACATACTGTTTAACAAAAAATTATAATCTTTGTGATAATAGAAAAGGGATTGGTACGCAGATATCAGGAAGTATGTCGGAATTTGTTGTTACTAGAGAAGAAAGTTGTCATAGATTGCCTGATAACGTTAATTTACGAGCGGGTGCACTAACAGAACCCTTAGCATGTTGCGTGCATGCAGCTTTTGAAAAAACAACAATTCAAAATGATGACTATGTTTTAGTCATAGGACCAGGTCCTATCGGGTTATTAATGACTCAAGTGATAAAGTCTGCAGGAGCTAAAGTTATATTAACTGGTATAGATCAAGATAAAGATAGGCTAAGTTTAGGTTTCGAACTAGGCGCAGATATTGTAGTGAACACATCACAAGAAAATTTAGAAGAAATTATTTTTTCGAATACAGTTTATGGGGTAGACAAAGTATTTGACTGCTCAGGCTCAATTTATGCAGTAAATGAAGCCTTACCATTATTAAAAAAGAAGGGGATTTTTATACAAGTTGGATTGTTTGCTCAAAAGTATAATAACTTAGACTTGGAGTCAATTATTCAACGCGAGTTAATATACATAGGTAGTAGGTCACAAAAACCTAGTTCATGGATCAAGGCTTTGAAATTATTATCTGATAGAGCCATTGATGTAGATAAAATAGTTACGCAAGTTTATGATTTAAAAGATTGGGATAAAGCTTTTAAATCAGTTTTATCAGGAAATGAATGCAAAGTATTAATTCAATCTAATCATCAATAG
- a CDS encoding galactitol-1-phosphate 5-dehydrogenase, with protein sequence MKSLRLYDKQDLRYEEVDEPVINRSDMVKIQVKSAGICGSDLSRYKKLGPYVSGMVFGHEFSGEVVDIGSDVTNVKVGDRVACSPSLICRHQGKDECQYCKKAEFARCENLTVLGAIYPGGFAEYTVLPAENVVRLTDNVSYEEAAMIEPSSVVLHGLYKLNFKVGNQVVVIGCGNIGLMAIKWLNIMGASKIIAVDINDDALIRAKETGATDTINSMKSKTELEIKELTGGLGADHVVEAAGSPVTSVHAFSYAKKGGEIVYLGIPYSDINFERYYFEKIVRSELTVYGSWNSVSGVYPGNEWTTTVDALSSGLLKLEDLITHRLELSDGEQVFHKMTNRNLSDERFGKVMFSI encoded by the coding sequence ATGAAGTCGTTAAGATTATATGATAAACAAGATTTAAGATATGAAGAAGTAGATGAACCAGTCATTAATAGAAGTGATATGGTAAAAATTCAGGTGAAATCAGCAGGAATTTGTGGGTCGGATTTATCTAGGTATAAAAAGTTAGGACCGTATGTTTCTGGTATGGTATTTGGCCATGAATTTTCAGGTGAGGTAGTAGATATAGGAAGTGATGTAACAAATGTCAAAGTGGGAGATCGAGTAGCATGTTCTCCAAGTTTGATATGTAGGCATCAAGGCAAAGATGAATGTCAATATTGTAAAAAAGCAGAATTTGCTCGATGTGAAAATCTAACAGTTCTGGGAGCTATTTACCCAGGTGGATTTGCAGAATACACAGTACTGCCAGCTGAGAATGTTGTTCGTTTAACTGATAATGTTTCTTATGAGGAGGCGGCTATGATAGAGCCATCTTCTGTTGTGCTACATGGTTTATATAAATTAAATTTTAAAGTAGGGAATCAAGTTGTTGTAATCGGATGTGGAAATATTGGGTTGATGGCAATAAAATGGTTGAATATAATGGGGGCTTCCAAAATTATTGCTGTTGATATTAACGATGATGCTTTAATAAGAGCAAAAGAAACAGGGGCAACAGATACTATTAATTCAATGAAGTCTAAAACAGAATTAGAAATAAAAGAATTAACAGGAGGCTTAGGAGCGGATCATGTTGTAGAAGCAGCAGGATCCCCAGTAACATCCGTACATGCCTTTTCATATGCTAAAAAGGGTGGAGAAATAGTTTATTTAGGTATACCGTATAGTGATATAAATTTTGAGAGATATTATTTTGAAAAAATAGTTCGTAGTGAATTAACTGTTTATGGTTCATGGAATTCTGTATCTGGAGTATATCCGGGTAATGAATGGACTACTACAGTAGATGCATTAAGCTCCGGCCTTTTGAAGTTAGAAGATTTGATTACCCATCGTTTAGAACTATCAGATGGCGAACAAGTATTCCACAAAATGACCAATAGAAATTTATCTGACGAACGTTTTGGTAAAGTTATGTTTAGTATTTAA
- a CDS encoding sugar O-acetyltransferase codes for MKTQRERMINGELYYPGSGETELRELFMRSRRLMREYNQTSELEAEKRAALLKEWLGKTGEKVYIEPNFKCDYGKHISVGERFYANFDCIMLDVCPITIGDHTMFGPRVSLLTASHPIDAQVRVSGLELGSPITIGSNVWLGGGVIVNPGVTIGDNCVIGSGAVVTKNIPPNTVAAGNPCRVIRPITDEDKSYWEKQASLYWAEVEGN; via the coding sequence ATGAAAACACAACGAGAGCGTATGATTAATGGAGAACTGTACTATCCTGGTAGTGGTGAGACAGAGTTAAGAGAGTTATTTATGAGAAGTCGTCGTTTAATGCGTGAATACAACCAAACAAGTGAATTGGAAGCAGAAAAAAGAGCCGCTTTACTGAAAGAATGGTTAGGAAAAACAGGAGAAAAAGTCTATATAGAACCTAATTTTAAATGTGATTATGGCAAACATATTTCAGTTGGAGAAAGGTTTTACGCTAATTTCGATTGCATTATGTTAGATGTTTGTCCTATTACTATTGGGGATCATACGATGTTTGGGCCACGCGTTAGTTTATTGACAGCTTCACACCCAATTGATGCACAAGTAAGAGTATCTGGATTAGAGTTGGGATCACCTATAACGATTGGAAGTAATGTGTGGTTAGGTGGTGGGGTTATTGTTAATCCTGGTGTGACGATTGGAGATAATTGTGTCATAGGATCGGGTGCAGTAGTGACAAAAAATATTCCACCTAATACTGTTGCAGCAGGGAATCCTTGTAGAGTAATCCGTCCCATCACAGACGAGGATAAATCTTATTGGGAAAAACAAGCGAGTTTATATTGGGCAGAGGTTGAAGGAAACTAG